Proteins encoded together in one Cicer arietinum cultivar CDC Frontier isolate Library 1 chromosome 4, Cicar.CDCFrontier_v2.0, whole genome shotgun sequence window:
- the LOC101497945 gene encoding transcription factor MYB14-like isoform X1 gives MVRAPCCEKKGLKKGPWTQEEDEILISYIQKHGHSNWRALPKHAGLLRCGKSCRLRWINYLRPDIKRGNFTNEEEEIIIKMHELLGNRWSVIAAKLPGRTDNEIKNVWHTHLKKKLLKTNSQQNSNTIKRVSKPKINRTNSNSSTLTQSSSEPSNYFLEMETTSSICTFSSDFSSQGKFMDNNINCEEPKPEIDESFWSETVTDDEISSTMLTNSWTVSNELPNQQYPVVETFQNQEKYNGFSSNSFDDDDGMDFWYDLFIRSGESTDLPEF, from the exons ATGGTTAGAGCTCCTTGTTGTGAAAAAAAGGGATTGAAGAAGGGTCCTTGGACccaagaagaagatgaaattctCATTTCCTACATACAAAAACATGGACATAGCAATTGGCGTGCCCTCCCCAAACATGCCG GTTTATTAAGATGTGGAAAGAGTTGCAGACTTAGATGGATTAATTATTTAAGACCAGATATTAAGAGAGGAAATTTTACAAATGAAGAAGAGGAAATTATCATTAAGATGCATGAGTTGCTAGGGAAcag GTGGTCAGTAATAGCTGCAAAGTTACCTGGAAGAACagataatgaaataaaaaatgtgtgGCACACTCACTTGAAGAAGAAACTACTCAAAACCAATAgtcaacaaaattcaaataccataaaaagagtttcaaaaccaaaaaTCAATAGAACCAATTCCAATTCAAGTACTTTAACTCAATCTTCTTCAGAACCTTCTAATTATTTCCTTGAAATGGAAACTACATCATCAATTTGCACTTTTTCTAGTGATTTTTCATCACAAGGTAAATTTATGGACAACAACATTAATTGTGAAGAGCCTAAGCCTGAAATTGATGAAAGTTTTTGGTCAGAGACAGTAACTGATGATGAAATTAGTTCCACCATGCTAACAAATTCTTGGACAGTTTCAAATGAATTGCCAAATCAACAATACCCTGTAGTGGAAACTTTCCAAAATCAAGAGAAGTATAATGGTTTTAGTTCAAATTcctttgatgatgatgatggaatGGATTTTTGGTATGATTTGTTTATCAGATCAGGAGAATCAACAGATTTGCCAGAGTTCTag
- the LOC101497945 gene encoding transcription factor MYB14-like isoform X2: MVRAPCCEKKGLKKGPWTQEEDEILISYIQKHGHSNWRALPKHAGLLRCGKSCRLRWINYLRPDIKRGNFTNEEEEIIIKMHELLGNRWSVIAAKLPGRTDNEIKNVWHTHLKKKLLKTNSQQNSNTIKRVSKPKINRTNSNSSTLTQSSSEPSNYFLEMETTSSICTFSSDFSSQGKFMDNNINCEEPKPEIDESFWSETVTDDEISSTMLTNSWTVSNELPNQQYPVVETFQNQEKYNGFSSNSFDDDDGMDFWYDLFIRSGESTDLPEF, encoded by the exons ATGGTTAGAGCTCCTTGTTGTGAAAAAAAGGGATTGAAGAAGGGTCCTTGGACccaagaagaagatgaaattctCATTTCCTACATACAAAAACATGGACATAGCAATTGGCGTGCCCTCCCCAAACATGCCG GTTTATTAAGATGTGGAAAGAGTTGCAGACTTAGATGGATTAATTATTTAAGACCAGATATTAAGAGAGGAAATTTTACAAATGAAGAAGAGGAAATTATCATTAAGATGCATGAGTTGCTAGGGAAcag GTGGTCAGTAATAGCTGCAAAGTTACCTGGAAGAACagataatgaaataaaaaatgtgtgGCACACTCACTTGAAGAAGAAACTACTCAAAACCAATAgtcaacaaaattcaaataccataaaaagagtttcaaaaccaaaaaTCAATAGAACCAATTCCAATTCAAGTACTTTAACTCAATCTTCTTCAGAACCTTCTAATTATTTCCTTGAAATGGAAACTACATCATCAATTTGCACTTTTTCTAGTGATTTTTCATCACAAGGTAAATTTATGGACAACAACATTAATTGTGAAGAGCCTAAGCCTGAAATTGATGAAAGTTTTTGGTCAGAGACAGTAACTGATGATGAAATTAGTTCCACCATGCTAACAAATTCTTGGACAGTTTCAAATGAATTGCCAAATCAACAATACCCTGTAGTGGAAACTTTCCAAAATCAAGAGAAGTATAATGGTTTTAGTTCAAATTcctttgatgatgatgatggaatGGATTTTTGGTATGATTTGTTTATCAGATCAGGAGAATCAACAGATTTGCCAGA